A single region of the Triticum dicoccoides isolate Atlit2015 ecotype Zavitan chromosome 2B, WEW_v2.0, whole genome shotgun sequence genome encodes:
- the LOC119367238 gene encoding SNF1-related protein kinase regulatory subunit beta-1-like — translation MGNASGRLEDIADAEMDEGGRGGGHVRRASSTGYVGGVRGGGGGGPGGGGGGSSSPGSPPRPHSPRMFVPQSPVTPLQRASDVPPPVFNQILMRDQDDSDGPPPKRIPTLLVWPHGGKCIFVEGSWDHWTSKKTVQKSGKDHTILLELPSGVYRYRFIVDGERRYLSDLPCETDNVGNIVNLLDVNDFVPESVESVSELMAPPSPDSSYGFQIPEDKEFAKEPPTLPAQLYLGVLNSRSAEQRECARPRHVVLNHLYIEKGWGAQPLVALGHTHRFRSKYVTTVLYKAIER, via the exons ATGGGCAACGCGAGCGGCAGGCTGGAGGACATCGCggacgccgagatggacgagggcgGGCGCGGAGGCGGCCACGTGCGGCGCGCGTCGTCGACGGGATACGTCGGGGGCGTGAGGGGTGGCGGCGGAGGTGGCCCCGGAGGAGGGGGTGGAGGGTCGTCCTCGCCGGGAAGCCCCCCGCGGCCGCACTCGCCGCGCATGTTCGTGCCGCAG AGCCCTGTAACTCCACTGCAAAGAGCTTCAGATGTGCCACCTCCGGTGTTCAACCAGATACTGATGCGTGATCAGGATGATTCCGACGGCCCCCCTCCAAAGAGGATCCCTACTTTGCTTGTGTGGCCTCATGGAGGCAAGTGTATCTTCGTGGAAGGATCATGGGATCACTGGACATCAAA GAAAACCGTTCAGAAATCTGGGAAAGACCACACCATCCTGTTAGAGCTTCCATCAGGAGTTTACCGGTACAGATTCATCGTCGACGGGGAAAGAAGATACCTCTCCGATCTTCCCTGTGAGACCGACAACGTGGGCAACATCGTGAACCTTCTTGACGTGAAT GACTTTGTGCCCGAAAGTGTGGAGAGCGTGTCGGAGCTGATGGCGCCCCCCTCCCCGGACTCGAGCTACGGGTTCCAGATCCCCGAGGACAAGGAGTTTGCCAAGGAGCCCCCCACCCTGCCGGCGCAGCTCTACCTTGGCGTGCTCAACTCGCGGAGCGCGGAGCAGCGGGAGTGCGCGCGTCCGAGGCATGTGGTGCTGAACCACCTCTACATCGAGAAGGGGTGGGGCGCGCAGCCGCTCGTGGCGCTCGGCCACACCCACCGATTCCGGTCCAAGTACGTCACCACCGTCCTCTACAAGGCCATCGAGCGATAG